One Engraulis encrasicolus isolate BLACKSEA-1 chromosome 5, IST_EnEncr_1.0, whole genome shotgun sequence DNA segment encodes these proteins:
- the LOC134448506 gene encoding uncharacterized protein LOC134448506: MNLLRGSKCHSLNGCYGLRRNAAPSKCFQDYHVEGLSFSKKKCTQAMTAGVKGDRFTVQAPHLPVSNEATINSGRAPLILRIKRTGPPGSRCEFISELVFPSMQEGFIGGSKPAQPLISGEEQADVQEINTGERPLVAKEKYGVSKTTLEETREVSSILLGLGQHVPQQNTIQQIGSTAQGAPVVQKKKNREHQDHTYCRVHTQGSTINGHVEIYESKGQRKKQANPCHVIHREVHVQQDGDQRISRSGLDTQPGDRSSHTTSCETQGRRRKQASPRHAMTDADGRVWMSVSYCSPTMKPHAPVIDANSADVKTVQMAGSTAQGAPAVPKRKLRVHEDHTYCKVRPQESAINGRVECCEIKVQSKEQVNPCPIVCPEVLIQALRVQQPWQQSISTSDHTQPSAMYGHVGNCETKTQRRKQANPCRIVPREVQIQALHIQQAGDQRISRSGLDIQPGDSKGHVANCETQRRRRKQASPRHAMTDADGRVWMSVSYCSSILKRHSPVPDVDNSEELMSGQPKRKRARR, from the exons ATGAATCTTCTAAGG GGTAGTAAGTGCCATTCTCTGAATGGCTGCTATGGCCTTAGAAGGAATGCTGCTCCATCCAAATGCTTTCAAGATTACCATGTCGAAGGCCTGAGCTTCTCTAAAAAGAAATGTACCCAAGCCATGACTGCTGGTGTGAAAGGCGACAGATTTACTGTGCAGGCTCCTCACCTACCTGTCTCCAATGAGGCTACCATCAACAGTGGCCGTGCCCCACTGATCCTGCGCATAAAAAGAACTGGGCCTCCAGGGTCCCGTTGTGAATTCATCTCAGAGCTTGTTTTCCCCTCCATGCAAGAGGGATTTATTGGCGGAAGCAAGCCAGCTCAGCCACTGATTTCAGGAGAAGAACAGGCTGATGTACAG GAAATAAACACTGGAGAACGTCCACTGGTGGCCAAGGAGAAATATGGTGTGTCAAAGACAACACTTGAGGAGACACGTGAGGTTTCTTCCATCTTACTTGGACTTGGACAACATGTTCCCCAGCAGAACACCATTCAACAGATTGGATCCACAGCCCAGGGAGCTCCAGTAgttcaaaagaagaaaaatagaGAGCACCAGGATCATACCTATTGCAGAGTCCATACCCAGGGAAGTACCATCAATGGCCATGTGGAAATCTATGAGTCCAAAGGTCAGAGAAAGAAGCAGGCCAATCCTTGCCATGTCATTCACCGTGAAGTGCATGTCCAACAGGATGGGGACCAGAGAATCTCCAGATCAGGACTCGATACCCAGCCAGGTGACAGAAGCAGCCACACTACCAGCTGTGAGACCCAAGGACGAAGGCGCAAACAGGCCAGCCCTCGACATGCTATGACGGATGCAGATGGCAGAGTGTGGATGTCAGTGTCCTACTGCAGTCCCACCATGAAGCCGCACGCACCTGTCATTGATGCGAACTCTGCTGATGTGAAGACTGTCCAAATGGCTGGATCCACAGCCCAGGGAGCTCCAGCAGTTCCAAAAAGGAAGTTGAGGGTGCATGAGGATCATACGTATTGTAAAGTTCGTCCCCAGGAAAGTGCCATCAACGGCCGTGTGGAGTGCTGTGAGATCAAAGTTCAGAGTAAGGAGCAGGTCAACCCTTGCCCCATTGTGTGTCCTGAAGTGCTGATCCAGGCCCTGCGTGTCCAACAGCCTTGGCAGCAGAGCATCTCCACATCAGACCATACCCAGCCAAGTGCCATGTATGGCCATGTGGGAAACTGTGAGACCAAAACACAGAGAAGGAAGCAGGCCAATCCTTGCCGTATAGTGCCCCGTGAGGTGCAGATCCAGGCCCTGCATATCCAACAGGCTGGGGACCAGAGAATCTCCAGATCAGGCCTTGATATCCAACCAGGTGACAGCAAGGGTCACGTTGCCAACTGTGAGACCCAAAGACGGAGGCGCAAACAGGCCAGCCCTCGCCACGCTATGACGGATGCAGATGGCAGAGTGTGGATGTCAGTGTCCTACTGCAGTTCCATCCTGAAGCGGCACTCACCCGTCCCTGATGTGGACAATAGTGAGGAGCTCATGTCTGGACagccaaagagaaagagagccaggCGATGA
- the si:ch211-120k19.1 gene encoding mpv17-like protein, giving the protein MQKVWAAFKSHPYLSNITGYTALFASADLIQQSMLGGRQGSQAVAELRGYDDDTPAESRAGPPKAPLGGIDWAQTARVALVGFCFHANFNYHWLRALERVWPGGGVKRVTLKVVVDQLVAAPATISAFYIGLSALEGKEDPFEDWRNKFWTSYKAGVVYWSTLQAVNFSLVPPVARTVFVGGVALTWTVFLCHFRQLKSDPEPSSTS; this is encoded by the exons ATGCAGAAAGTGTGGGCTGCGTTTAAGTCCCATCCCTACCTCAGCAACATCACGGGCTACACAGCCCTGTTTGCCTCGGCCGACCTCATACAGCAAAGCATGCTGGGAGGACGTCAGGGGTCACAGGCAGTAGCCGAAT TAAGAGGTTATGACGATGATACCCCTGCCGAGTCCAGAGCTGGACCACCtaaagcccccctggggggtaTCGACTGGGCCCAGACAGCGCGTGTGGCACTGGTGGGATTCTGTTTCCATGCCAACTTCAACTACCATTGGCTGCGGGCACTGGAGAGGGTATGGCCAGGGGGAGGGGTCAAGAGAGTGACGCTTAAAGTGGTGGTGGACCAACTGGTGGCTGCCCCTGCCACCATCAGCGCCTTCTACATAG GCCTCAGTGCACTTGAGGGAAAAGAAGATCCTTTTGAGGACTGGAGAAACAAATTCTGGACTTCTTACAAG GCTGGAGTGGTATACTGGTCAACTCTGCAG GCTGTGAATTTCTCATTGGTCCCACCTGTGGCTCGCACCGTGTTCGTAGGAGGAGTCGCGCTCACATGGACTGTGTTCCTTTGCCACTTTCGGCAGCTGAAAAGTGACCCAGAGCCAAGCTCAACCTCATAG